From the Rhinolophus ferrumequinum isolate MPI-CBG mRhiFer1 chromosome 4, mRhiFer1_v1.p, whole genome shotgun sequence genome, the window ttcattttaatatatggCATGTTAAACCCTGTAGTAGCAATGGTTAAAGCAACAAGATTCCTTCTTAGCATAGCATAGAGAGGGCTTGGATCTTTCACAGAGAAGCTCTGACATCCTAGTAGTTCTCCCAAAAGATCTCCCCCACAATATACCATATGCTGCTCCCGCGGATCATAAAGCTGCTTCATTGTTATGTACTGGCCTAGATAGTGCATGACCTCTGTAACAGTGAAGATTTCACCTTGTGCACCTGCTGCCTGCAAAATCTTCAAAAGTGGCACTTTTGGTCGTACCTGCTTGATTTGTCTTGGAGAGATCCTGCAAGCACTGTCAGATGTTGAACACTGGGCAGAGGTAGAAAATGACGCCATTTTGGCAGTGAAGAAATTAGTCTGTTGATGAATTGCCGCTCCACAAGTGGCTCCCACACTTAACGCGGGTGAAAGAGctccagttgtttttttaattgcttcGTTTAGTATATTTTGGGACATACTTATTTCTTTCCCCAAACTAGTCT encodes:
- the LOC117021455 gene encoding protein Mdm4-like, producing the protein MASFSTSAQCSTSDSACRISPRQIKQVRPKVPLLKILQAAGAQGEIFTVTEVMHYLGQYITMKQLYDPREQHMVYCGGDLLGELLGCQSFSVKDPSPLYAMLRRNLVALTIATTGFNMPYIKMNISITSISIDPHNNPVKKVWR